The following are encoded together in the Paludisphaera mucosa genome:
- the argH gene encoding argininosuccinate lyase, with product MTSKPWGGRFDAGTDRRVEEFTESISFDRRLFRHDVLGSQAHARMLAHVGLLTQPECEAIVRGLGEIQAQIEAGDFPFVLEREDVHMHIEAALTEKLGDLGRKLHTGRSRNDQVSTDVKLWTRDAIDRLAAGLVHLQRAFVASAGRHEGLILPGYTHMQRAQPVLAPHYFLAYVEKLERDRSRLADCRRRLNVLPLGAAALAGTSIPIDREFTARELGFDGVAANSLDVSSDRDFAIEAVFALTLIAEHLAGWAEEWILWSTQEFGFLKLPDAICTGSSIMPQKKNPDVLELIRGRSARVIGSLTTLLVLIKGLPLAYNRDLQEDKIPLFDAFDTVEACVELAAVVVSGASLRPERIAERLDEGFLDATTLMEHLILNGVPQRTAHEVIGRLVGLCERKGLKRLADLADADLAEASPKLGPESRGLLGVEAAIRAFKSYGSTAPAEVAGQVERWKTKLEL from the coding sequence GTGACGAGCAAGCCCTGGGGCGGGCGGTTCGACGCCGGGACGGACCGGCGTGTGGAGGAGTTCACGGAGTCGATCTCGTTCGACCGCCGGCTCTTCCGGCACGACGTCCTGGGCTCCCAGGCGCACGCCAGGATGCTCGCCCACGTCGGCCTGCTGACGCAGCCCGAGTGCGAGGCCATCGTAAGGGGCCTCGGCGAGATCCAGGCCCAGATCGAGGCCGGCGACTTCCCGTTCGTCCTGGAGCGGGAGGACGTGCACATGCACATCGAGGCCGCCCTCACCGAGAAGCTCGGCGACCTCGGCCGCAAACTCCACACCGGCCGCAGCCGCAACGACCAGGTCTCGACCGACGTCAAGCTCTGGACGCGGGATGCGATCGATCGCCTCGCCGCCGGCCTGGTCCACCTGCAGCGGGCCTTCGTCGCGTCGGCCGGTAGGCACGAGGGCCTGATCCTGCCCGGCTACACCCACATGCAGCGCGCCCAGCCGGTGCTGGCCCCGCACTACTTCCTGGCCTACGTCGAGAAGCTCGAACGCGACCGCTCGCGGCTGGCCGACTGCCGCAGGCGGCTGAACGTCTTGCCCCTGGGCGCGGCGGCCCTGGCCGGGACGAGCATCCCGATCGACCGCGAGTTCACCGCCCGCGAGCTGGGCTTCGACGGCGTCGCGGCCAACAGCCTGGACGTCTCCAGCGACCGCGACTTCGCCATCGAGGCCGTCTTCGCCCTCACCCTGATCGCCGAGCACCTGGCGGGCTGGGCCGAGGAGTGGATCCTCTGGAGCACCCAGGAGTTCGGCTTCTTGAAGCTGCCCGACGCCATCTGCACCGGCTCCAGCATCATGCCCCAGAAGAAGAACCCGGACGTCCTGGAGCTGATCCGAGGCCGCTCCGCCCGCGTGATCGGCTCGCTGACGACCCTGCTCGTCCTCATCAAGGGCCTGCCGCTGGCCTACAACCGCGACCTCCAGGAAGACAAGATCCCCCTGTTCGACGCCTTCGACACCGTCGAGGCCTGCGTCGAGCTGGCCGCCGTGGTCGTCTCGGGCGCGAGCCTCCGGCCCGAGCGGATCGCCGAGCGCCTCGACGAGGGGTTCCTCGACGCCACGACCCTGATGGAGCACCTGATCCTCAACGGCGTCCCCCAGCGCACGGCCCACGAGGTCATCGGCCGGCTCGTCGGCCTCTGCGAGCGCAAAGGGCTGAAACGCCTGGCCGACCTGGCCGACGCCGACCTGGCCGAGGCCTCCCCCAAGCTCGGCCCCGAGTCCCGAGGGCTGCTGGGGGTGGAGGCCGCGATCCGGGCGTTCAAGTCGTACGGCTCGACCGCGCCGGCGGAGGTCGCCGGGCAGGTCGAGCGGTGGAAGACGAAGCTGGAACTGTGA
- a CDS encoding VOC family protein: MPEAIPSGFRTITPYLAFNGAAEAIEFYKKAFGAEELVRMPFPGPDGQMVVGHAELKIGDSMVMLGMACPEQGSVAPGGGGASVSIHLYVPDVDAVFARAIEAGGTAAMPPTDMPWGDRFGKLVDPFGHHWSVATHIEDVSPEEMQRRMAEMCAGVPAEVV; this comes from the coding sequence ATGCCCGAGGCGATTCCGAGCGGATTCCGGACGATCACGCCCTACCTGGCGTTCAATGGGGCGGCCGAGGCGATCGAGTTCTACAAGAAGGCGTTCGGGGCCGAGGAGCTGGTCCGGATGCCCTTCCCGGGCCCCGACGGCCAGATGGTGGTGGGTCACGCCGAGCTGAAGATCGGCGATTCGATGGTCATGCTGGGCATGGCGTGCCCCGAGCAAGGCTCGGTCGCGCCGGGCGGCGGCGGGGCGAGCGTCTCGATCCACCTGTACGTCCCGGACGTGGACGCGGTGTTCGCCAGGGCGATCGAGGCGGGGGGGACGGCCGCGATGCCCCCGACCGACATGCCCTGGGGCGACCGCTTCGGCAAGCTCGTCGACCCGTTCGGGCACCACTGGTCGGTCGCCACGCACATCGAGGACGTTTCGCCCGAGGAGATGCAGAGGCGCATGGCCGAGATGTGCGCGGGGGTGCCGGCCGAGGTCGTCTGA
- a CDS encoding YcxB family protein, with product MDAEAPTLEGADEVVVRASYQYNEVEFIASRRASKIALNRSFDTWTGRITLLLLAHVMFAIGAMFMLQGLGPGARRQGPNAIVFAFGAILAAYGAWLAYRWLYGYRRRMRRLFHAFPAAGDRVDLAFTPRRLVRHSERSDSSIDWLLFPTVVELRDGFVLVMRARLDVWIPKHAFRPPFDARAAAAFLRSRAAKYRVLDRFARPAE from the coding sequence ATGGATGCGGAAGCCCCGACCCTCGAAGGCGCGGATGAGGTCGTTGTCCGGGCCTCGTACCAGTACAACGAGGTCGAGTTCATCGCCTCGCGACGAGCCTCGAAGATCGCCCTCAACCGGTCGTTCGACACCTGGACGGGGCGGATCACGCTCCTCTTGCTGGCCCACGTGATGTTCGCCATCGGGGCCATGTTCATGCTGCAAGGGCTCGGCCCGGGCGCCCGGCGGCAGGGGCCGAACGCGATCGTCTTCGCCTTCGGCGCGATCCTCGCCGCCTACGGGGCCTGGCTCGCGTACCGCTGGCTGTACGGCTACCGGCGTCGCATGCGCAGGCTCTTCCACGCGTTCCCGGCGGCCGGCGACCGGGTCGACCTGGCGTTCACGCCGCGTCGGCTCGTCCGTCATAGCGAGAGGTCGGATTCGAGCATCGACTGGCTCCTGTTCCCGACCGTGGTGGAGCTGCGCGACGGGTTCGTCCTGGTGATGCGGGCCCGGCTCGACGTCTGGATCCCCAAGCACGCGTTCCGGCCCCCGTTCGACGCCCGGGCGGCCGCCGCGTTCCTGCGTTCCAGGGCGGCGAAGTACCGGGTGCTCGACCGCTTCGCCCGGCCCGCGGAGTGA